TAGTAATGAGTCTCCAAGGTCACAGGTCTGCCGTGACGATTCTAGTATTCGATCGAAGCGGCACAAGACTTGTAAGTGGTTCCAGAGACTCTACTATGATTGTTTGGGATCTGGTGGGAGAAACTGGtcttttcaagttgaaagGCCACAAGAATGAGATCACTGGTCTCCTTCTACTTGATGGAACAGAAGCCAAAGATGACgaagaaatggaagatTGGCTCGTTAGTGTCAGCAAGGATGGTTTGATAAAACTTTGGGATTTAAAAGCACAGCAATGTATTGAAACACATGTGGCTCATAGCGGAGAATGTTGGTCTTTGGGTATCGATATTGAGCGCAGGATAATCATTACCACTGGTACAGAGAACAAATGTAAAGTCTGGACTCTTGATTTGGATGCTCCTAATAAGGTTAGTGAAAGGGGATTATTTGAGAAAAAGAGCAAGCAAAGAGGTCTCACAACTTCGTTCAAGACCATTAGAGGAAACagctttttctttattcaGAATGCTGATAGAACCGTGGAGATTTTCCGATTAAGAAGCGATGctgaaattcaaaaagctGTGACTAAGAGAACTAGgacattgaaagaaaaaggtttggatgaggatgaagttgaagagaatTTGAAGTCGGGTGACATTAATAGATTGATACAAAATTTTGCCACAGTTAGAAGTATGGCTAAAATACGGAATTGTACCTGGACTGAAAAAGCTGATCTCttgatctctttgaataatAACAGTGTTGAGTACTATACTGTTTCTCTGCCTGAAAATGTTAAGAAGCACCAATCCACTGATATGATCTACAAAAAGGCCCACTCCGTGGAAGCCTTTGGCCATCGTACTGATATTAGATTTATGGATATCAGCGATGATGGCAAATTATTGACTACGGCATCCAATGGACTGTTAAAGGTCTGGAATGTCAATTCTCTTAACTGCAtaagaacttttgaatgtGGATACGGACTTGTTGTGAAATTTTTACCTGGTGGGGCATTATTAGTGCTAGGAACTAGAGAAGGTAACCTGGAATTATATGATTTGGCAAGTTCTACTGTTTTGGACTCTATCCAGGCACATGAAGGTGCACTGTATCAACTCGATATTACTCCCGATGGTAAATCAGTAATCACTGGAGGTGCTGATAAGCAAGTTAAAAAGTGGGatatcaaacttgaaatgGTTGAAGTTCTGGGATCGAAAGAGAAAGTGGCTTCTATGTCCTTGGTCAATTCTAGAAACATGGAAATGAACGACGAGATCTTAGCTGTCAAGGTTAGTCCTGATCAGCAGCTTTTGGCTGTTTCTACCACAGACAACTGTGTCAGGGTTTTTTATCTTGATACGTtaaaattcttcttgaacctTTATGGCCACAAACTTCCTGTTCTCTCTATAGACATTTCTCAGGACAACAAAATTATCATTACTTCTTCTGCCGATAAGAACATCAAGATTTGGGGTTTGGACTTTGGAGACTGTCACAAATCCATTTTCGGGCACCAAGATTCTATCATGAGTGTACGGTTTATCAGCAATACTCATCATTTTATTACTACTTCTAAGGATGGAATGGTTAAGTACTGGGATGGTGATAAGTTTGAGTgtattcaaaaacttgCAGCACATCAGTCTGAAGTATGGTGCAGCGCGGTTTCTTTGGATGGTTCCTTTTTTGTCACTGCTTCTCATGATCATAGTATAAGAATTTGGGAGGAAACCAACGATGAGGTATTCATACAGGAGgaaagagagaaggaaaTGGACGAGCAATACGAAGAAACCTTATTGgcatctttggaagaagacGAGGATTCCCTGGCCAAGAGAAAAGAGGAAATCGATGAAGTTACTGGAGTCACCAAACAAACAATGGAATCTCTGAAGGCTGGTGAAAAACTCATGGAAGCATTGGACTTGGGAACTAAAGAACTCGACGctcaagaagaatatgaGCAGACTCTTGCTGCTTtccaactgaagaagactTTGAACCAACCAATAAAGCCTACTCCCAACACTATCTTGGTCGTCAAGAAAATGACTCCTGCTGAATACGTTTTGAGTATTGTACTTGCCATCAAAGCCTCCCAATTAGAAGATGCGCTACTAGTCTTGCCCTTCTCATACACAATCAAGCTTTTCAGGTTTATCCAGATTTGGACTGATTCAGAAAATGGATCAAAAAATATTGTCAACTTATCTACCATTTCAAGATTGGTCTTCACTCTAGTTAGAAACAACTGTAAGGAGCTGATTTCCCAAAAGGAAGATAAGATAAATCAATTGATTATTTCTGTTAGGGATCAGTTAAGGAAGCAATTGTCTCTGAGTGTCGACGACATTGGATACAATGTCGAAGGACTTAAGTTCTTGAAAGCTCAGTGGAAGTTGGCTCATTCTACAGAGTTCATCGACGAAGAGGAACAAAAACGGTACGAGGAAAAGCATGTCCAAAAAAGAGTGTACCAGACGGTAGAATAATAGTTCACTTTGCATTTTCAATATATACCAACTGATTCACATTATCAATCAAGCTCACTTCTTAATAGTACATAGAGCCTACCACAGCACAGATATCCCAATTGACAAGTACCTATGATATCCGATACTCGATCGCAAGTGGTACATGTAGTACATAGTTCAACCGTTCAGCTGAAAAGACCCTTAGTCATCTCTCGTTCATTCCGGTTTCTTGTGTGATAATCTGTGCATATTGCCGTACTGGCCATAGAGGGTGACAAATCTCCCTCTATTCTATTACATTAAACGGTACAGTCTAGTTACTTCTATTTATACATGATGCCCATCTCCAACGGTAGCCAGAAGCCCTTATCATTAGTCATTTGCGTAATCTGAAGACACGATAAAAAAGTGGTACTATTATTCTTACTGTGTGGTATTAATTTGCGGTCCTTCGTTTTTGGGAGTAGTAGTAGCAAGGACCACCTTCACCAATTTTCTTGCTTAACTTCCTCCATAATTTCTGGAAAAATGAATTACCCTCATAATCGTATTCAACCATGTCTTTTCTTCTCGGTTTGATAGAACAAGTTGATCCTTGCACTGAAGTTGAGCTACAGAGCTTATTACCTGATCTTAAAACGTCCGacttcaatattttttcgACTTTTTCCCGTAGGATCATTTCCAGTTCCATTTCTCTTTCGTATTTTAAAAAGTCGTTTGACTCTGGGTCGTATTCAATCCCACAGTCTGTTTGGTCTCTACTCTGAGTTGCGTTTCCATTCGAATTGACGGATTGAGATGTCTCACAGTCCATCAGTAACTGTCCACATGTCTCTGGCAAAGCAATGTATGCTTTAAAAAATTTGGTGAAGAAAAGCCTATCGTTGTAGTTTGGTAGCTGATCCATTAGCCGTTGTCTTTCTAATACGTTCACCCCTCTTAATGTTTGCTCTATGTCGGCAGTGTCGATCGTAATGCCATCTTTCGGATACGTATTAGGATCGGGTGGGACATCAGGCATGGATGCAGAGGGGCCAAAAATTGGACTGTGGTTTATTGATTTGAAATCAGTCtctcatttttttttgtcaaCCTTGACTTTGGTAGTGTGCAATCAAAGGCCTTAAGACATGGACAAAACGTACAAGCAAATAGAAGGCAAGACTGAACACAGTAAAGATGACAATACAAGCAAGTGAACGAACATCAGAAGGTCTATATAGAAATCTACATACAGTGCCTGCTATCGATTCGGAGTGTTGGCCCTATGGTTAGCCCCAACCGCCCTTTTTAATACATTCTACGCATTCTTTTCCCTTCATGGATGACATGGACTCATCTCAACCACCAAGGGCGAGCGTCAGGAACCAACAGTGTAAGGGTAACGACACTCCAAATAATCAGACCCAATAGGCAAGCCTATCAAGGTGCAGATCACCCACCAGATacttccttcaagaaggaaattTCCAATGTCCCAGAACCAAAAATAAAGTAACATTTAAAAGCCATATATGATATGACATTTCAGCTGTTACACTGAAAAGAACAGATACTACACTTGATCTAAGCCAAAAGGCAAAGAGATCTAAGGAAGGGAAAAAAGGGTTTGCAAGGGATTCAAGCTCCTTTTATAGTTTTCGAGGGCTGGGGCCATAGTGAAAATCCTCCGCCCTTGGTCGTGCCTCCCCAGTTTTTCACCGTCATCCGGGTAACTGGTACCACATACTACATCTCACAGAAAAGGAACCTATCCAATTCAATCGCCTATCATATCAAGAGCGCCATCCTTTAGCAGCCAAGTTGGAATTATTAAGTCTGGATTCACTTGAAGAGCCATGTTTGAACAGCCTCAAGTTGAACTCAGCAGTGAGCAGATCAATCAGGAGCAGAAACGGGCCCTAGACGCGATACGAGTATTTCTTCAGAGCAAGACGTCTTACGATGTGTTACCAGTTTCTTACAGGCTGATAGTGTTTGATACATCTCTCCTGGTAAAGAAATCCCTCAATATTTTATTGCAGAACAGTATTGTTTCTGCTCCTTTATGGAATAATAAGACAAGTCGTTTTGCGGGGCTTCTTACCTCAAGTGATTTTATCAATGTCATCCAATACTATTTCCAATTCCCCGACAAATTTGACCTTGTGGAGAAGTTAACATTAGATGGATTGAGAGAGGTAGAAAAGAGCATAGGAGTTTCTACCATTGAAACCATCTCCATACATCCATTCAAATCACTTTACGAAGCTTGCGAGAAAATGTTAGTATCAAAAGCTAGAAGGATTCCCCTGATcgatgaggatgaaaatACACACCGAGAAATTGTAGTAAGTGTGCTAACACAATATAGAATACTCAAATTTGTTGCCTTGAATTGTAAGGAAACCCGTATGTTATTAAAACCGCTGAAAGAATTACAAGTCGGCACAATGGCTGAGATGTCCACAGTGACAATGGAAACACCGGTCATTGATGTGATTCACCTTTTGTCTAACAAATGTGTGTCTTCTGTGCCAATTGTTGACGGGGAGGGCAAGCTAGTCAACGTATATGAAGCCGTCGATGTCTTAGGTTTAATCAAGGGAGGAATGTACACTGACCTTTCATTGTCTGTCGGAGAAGCGCTTATGAGAAGAGCTGAAGATTTCGAAGGAGTCTACACATGCACATTGAACGATAGTTTGGCGACCATAATGGAAACGTTGCGGAAATCTAGGATCCACAGACTTTTCATAGTCGATACCGACACTAGCTTGTTGGGTGTTATCACATTGAGCGACATTTTGAGTTATCTTCTTTTCAGTCAATAAAGATAAATGCCACCAAAATACGAATTACATTTAACGAACCAGTCACACTATCAATAAATCAAGAGTTTATTTATAAAGACcttttctcctttgcaTCTTACTCACAAGTCTTACTTTTCTGTCACGTGATATATCACAATCTTTATGGAATAGGCTCTGTGCCTTTGCTTTTTCGCTTTCTCTCTATCTCATCTCAGATTACTAACCATGGAAGAAAATGCCCATCCTAGCCCGTTTATGTCAAGACCCTAAGCCATGGGAAGAAAAACCTTCACTTAAACAGATTACGCCCAGAAGTATCCTAGCAGGTCTTTTGATTGGAACCATTGTACTCACTTCcaattttcagtttgggCTACAAACAGGATGGGTATCAATGATGTCACTTCCTTCGGCGCTGTTGGGGTTTGCTACGTTCAAGGCCCTAAGTAAGAAACTGAGTTATCCCTTCACGGACGTCGAGaatgtttttgttcaaagtgTGGCAGTCGCAACGGGAACCGGTCCTTTAGCTTATGGGTTTGTTGGGATCATTCCAGCTATGGAAAAATTCATgactgaagaagagagtGGACTAGGTGCTACTTTAAAACTTTCCTTAACCCAGTTGATTTTGTGGTCACTGGGTGTTGCattctttggagttttctttgcaattccGCTAAGAAAAGAGGTAATCATCAGGGAGAAGTTGAGTTTCCCATCAGGTTCGGCCACAGGAACTCTCATCAGTGTTCTTCATAACACAGAACTATACGAAGACGGGAATAAGATCGGTACCGATAAGGGTAATCTCCCTAGCCAAGATAATGATGAAAGTTGCTCGCATGATTCTCAATCTAAGCAAGGACCGGCACGCAAAAGCAATGAGTCAGCAGGGTCAGCAGCAGCTTATTCACCACTGAACGATTGCACTGTTATCGAATCTCAAGACTTAGTCACTCTGCAAAGAGTTGAAGCCTACAACCATAATATTCGATCATTGGTTTCAACCTTCAGTGTTTCTTCTGTTTAT
This window of the Komagataella phaffii GS115 chromosome 2, complete sequence genome carries:
- a CDS encoding Nucleolar protein, specifically associated with the U3 snoRNA, which produces MVKSYQRYELGKSFGVISSDSNIVYLPQKKSTGKVITGGLEDILVWDIKTGELSQKLHDGIPIGAADASVSGAPSQVVRLEYHHNNNIVAAGYSDGSIKIWDLTSGTVVMSLQGHRSAVTILVFDRSGTRLVSGSRDSTMIVWDLVGETGLFKLKGHKNEITGLLLLDGTEAKDDEEMEDWLVSVSKDGLIKLWDLKAQQCIETHVAHSGECWSLGIDIERRIIITTGTENKCKVWTLDLDAPNKVSERGLFEKKSKQRGLTTSFKTIRGNSFFFIQNADRTVEIFRLRSDAEIQKAVTKRTRTLKEKGLDEDEVEENLKSGDINRLIQNFATVRSMAKIRNCTWTEKADLLISLNNNSVEYYTVSLPENVKKHQSTDMIYKKAHSVEAFGHRTDIRFMDISDDGKLLTTASNGLLKVWNVNSLNCIRTFECGYGLVVKFLPGGALLVLGTREGNLELYDLASSTVLDSIQAHEGALYQLDITPDGKSVITGGADKQVKKWDIKLEMVEVLGSKEKVASMSLVNSRNMEMNDEILAVKVSPDQQLLAVSTTDNCVRVFYLDTLKFFLNLYGHKLPVLSIDISQDNKIIITSSADKNIKIWGLDFGDCHKSIFGHQDSIMSVRFISNTHHFITTSKDGMVKYWDGDKFECIQKLAAHQSEVWCSAVSLDGSFFVTASHDHSIRIWEETNDEVFIQEEREKEMDEQYEETLLASLEEDEDSLAKRKEEIDEVTGVTKQTMESLKAGEKLMEALDLGTKELDAQEEYEQTLAAFQLKKTLNQPIKPTPNTILVVKKMTPAEYVLSIVLAIKASQLEDALLVLPFSYTIKLFRFIQIWTDSENGSKNIVNLSTISRLVFTLVRNNCKELISQKEDKINQLIISVRDQLRKQLSLSVDDIGYNVEGLKFLKAQWKLAHSTEFIDEEEQKRYEEKHVQKRVYQTVE
- a CDS encoding Activating gamma subunit of the AMP-activated Snf1p kinase complex; this encodes MFEQPQVELSSEQINQEQKRALDAIRVFLQSKTSYDVLPVSYRLIVFDTSLLVKKSLNILLQNSIVSAPLWNNKTSRFAGLLTSSDFINVIQYYFQFPDKFDLVEKLTLDGLREVEKSIGVSTIETISIHPFKSLYEACEKMLVSKARRIPLIDEDENTHREIVVSVLTQYRILKFVALNCKETRMLLKPLKELQVGTMAEMSTVTMETPVIDVIHLLSNKCVSSVPIVDGEGKLVNVYEAVDVLGLIKGGMYTDLSLSVGEALMRRAEDFEGVYTCTLNDSLATIMETLRKSRIHRLFIVDTDTSLLGVITLSDILSYLLFSQ